The following are from one region of the Effusibacillus pohliae DSM 22757 genome:
- a CDS encoding MFS transporter has product MSIKSSMLVVYALLGLAGFGTIGTTLILNAYIPKYFSADNRATALGWPLGFGRIGAISGPLLIGLFMSWNVGLAWNFDPFAIAGIIASVMVLFIPKHRDGKI; this is encoded by the coding sequence TTGAGCATAAAATCGTCGATGCTCGTGGTGTATGCCCTACTCGGCCTTGCCGGCTTCGGGACGATCGGTACCACGTTGATTCTGAACGCCTACATTCCCAAGTACTTCTCGGCCGATAATCGGGCAACCGCTCTGGGGTGGCCGCTTGGGTTTGGCCGGATCGGAGCGATTTCCGGCCCGTTGCTGATCGGATTGTTCATGTCCTGGAATGTCGGGCTCGCCTGGAACTTCGATCCCTTTGCCATCGCGGGAATCATCGCTTCGGTTATGGTGTTGTTTATCCCGAAGCATCGTGACGGGAAGATCTAA